From Micromonospora rhizosphaerae, the proteins below share one genomic window:
- a CDS encoding cobalamin biosynthesis protein, whose translation MRQATTVANAAGLVAGYALDTLLGDPRRWHPVAGFGRAAGALERRLYRPDRAAGAAFTSLAVGAPVLLGVAATLATRRRPVARAVLVAAGTWTVLGGRTLRHEATVMGRALRDDDLPAARRRLSHLCGRDPSTLDEPELARATVESLAENTSDAVVAPLLWGGVAGLAGLLGYRAANTLDAMVGHRSPRYARFGTPAARLDDLLNLVPARLTGLLTIAVAPIAHGDRDRAWRVWRRDRNDHPSPNAGQCEAAMAGALGVRLGGRNVYFGRSEVRPFLGDGPHPEARHLKRAARISGAVGLAALGLAAAYPLTVGRLVNAAGRRGVAALLGGSARRRWRP comes from the coding sequence TTGCGGCAGGCGACCACCGTGGCTAACGCGGCAGGACTGGTGGCGGGCTACGCCCTGGACACGCTCCTCGGCGACCCCCGCCGATGGCACCCGGTGGCCGGCTTCGGCCGCGCGGCCGGCGCGCTGGAGCGGCGGCTCTACCGACCGGACCGGGCGGCCGGCGCGGCCTTCACCTCGCTCGCGGTGGGTGCGCCGGTGCTGCTCGGCGTCGCGGCCACCCTGGCCACCCGGCGGCGGCCGGTGGCGCGCGCGGTGCTGGTGGCCGCCGGCACCTGGACGGTGCTGGGCGGTCGCACCCTGCGGCACGAGGCCACCGTGATGGGCCGCGCGCTGCGCGACGACGATCTGCCCGCGGCCCGGCGCCGGCTCAGTCACCTCTGCGGCCGGGATCCGTCGACGCTGGACGAGCCCGAGCTGGCCCGGGCGACCGTCGAGTCGCTCGCCGAGAACACCTCCGACGCGGTCGTCGCGCCGCTGCTCTGGGGCGGGGTCGCCGGGCTGGCCGGCCTGCTCGGCTACCGCGCGGCCAACACGCTCGACGCTATGGTGGGTCACCGCTCACCCCGCTACGCCCGGTTCGGTACGCCGGCCGCGCGCCTGGACGACCTGCTCAACCTGGTGCCGGCCCGGCTGACCGGGCTGCTCACCATCGCGGTCGCGCCCATCGCGCACGGCGACCGGGACCGGGCCTGGCGGGTCTGGCGGCGGGACCGCAACGACCACCCCAGCCCCAACGCCGGCCAGTGCGAGGCGGCCATGGCCGGCGCGCTCGGCGTACGGCTGGGCGGGCGCAACGTCTACTTCGGCCGGTCCGAGGTGCGGCCGTTCCTCGGTGACGGTCCTCACCCCGAGGCGCGTCACCTCAAGCGGGCGGCTCGCATCTCCGGCGCGGTCGGCCTCGCCGCCCTGGGACTGGCCGCGGCGTACCCGTTGACCGTCGGGCGGCTGGTCAACGCTGCCGGCCGGCGCGGGGTGGCGGCCCTGCTGGGCGGGAGCGCGCGGCGGAGGTGGCGGCCGTGA
- a CDS encoding uridine kinase family protein — protein sequence MSPVAVVEAYAGLARWVLAGPARLGRTRLVAVDGPSGAGKSVFATRLADALAALPGGARPPIMCTDDLLDGWDDQLTFWPRLEEWVLSPVRAGRPGAYRRYSWVRRCFLDREVPVPVAPVLIVEGVSAARAAIRPELTLSVFVTAPAELRLSRALTRDGPEILPELRRWHAGERAHFAADGTENAADLVVDGAPTLPHDAAHYYVHRTAAPGLDRSNTVLEPGPPRPRLLGNCADPEGRDGLGRCVG from the coding sequence GTGAGTCCAGTGGCAGTGGTCGAGGCGTACGCCGGGCTGGCCCGGTGGGTGCTGGCCGGGCCGGCGCGGTTGGGGCGTACCCGGCTGGTGGCGGTCGACGGGCCGAGCGGCGCGGGGAAGAGCGTCTTCGCGACGCGGCTCGCGGACGCCCTCGCCGCCCTGCCCGGCGGCGCGCGGCCCCCGATCATGTGCACCGACGACCTGCTCGACGGCTGGGACGACCAGCTCACCTTCTGGCCGCGGCTGGAGGAGTGGGTGCTGTCGCCGGTGCGGGCCGGCCGGCCGGGGGCGTACCGCCGGTACAGCTGGGTGCGGCGGTGCTTCCTGGACCGGGAGGTGCCGGTGCCGGTCGCGCCGGTGCTGATCGTCGAGGGGGTGAGCGCGGCGCGGGCGGCGATCCGCCCGGAGCTGACCCTGTCGGTCTTCGTCACCGCGCCGGCGGAGCTGCGGCTGTCCCGGGCGCTCACCCGGGACGGGCCGGAGATCCTGCCCGAGCTGCGCCGCTGGCATGCCGGGGAACGCGCGCACTTCGCCGCCGACGGCACGGAAAACGCGGCGGACCTGGTGGTCGACGGCGCCCCCACCCTGCCGCACGACGCAGCCCACTACTACGTGCACCGCACCGCCGCCCCGGGCCTCGACCGGTCCAACACGGTGTTGGAGCCGGGGCCGCCGAGGCCACGCCTGCTCGGAAACTGCGCGGATCCTGAGGGGCGGGACGGGCTCGGGAGGTGCGTCGGGTAA
- a CDS encoding SURF1 family protein, translating into MYRFLLTPRWLGILALALVAAALMVFLGNWQLDRYRGRTAINERIDAGATMAPAPLRDAVPAPTGGPGTAGPAPAEQATYTPVTATGRYDTANLILVRNRTVDSQVGFEVLTPLVLADGTAVLVDRGWIPPAPEGATVQPQVPAAPAGEVTVAGRVMASESGAGPVDRRDGKLEARRIGVPRLARELPYPVYGGYLLLDEQTPAADPAFQAVPIGHTNNWQNFGYVVQWWIFAAMTLVGYGWGARKEARRLAGLDKPRPPVDRAAEPAPSASA; encoded by the coding sequence GTGTACCGGTTCCTCCTGACCCCGCGCTGGCTGGGCATCCTGGCGCTGGCCCTGGTCGCCGCCGCGCTGATGGTCTTCCTCGGCAACTGGCAGCTGGATCGCTACCGGGGCCGGACGGCGATCAACGAGCGGATCGACGCCGGCGCGACCATGGCCCCCGCCCCGCTGCGGGACGCGGTGCCCGCCCCGACCGGCGGCCCGGGCACCGCCGGCCCGGCCCCCGCCGAGCAGGCGACCTATACCCCGGTGACCGCCACCGGCCGGTACGACACCGCCAATCTGATCCTGGTGCGCAACCGTACGGTCGACAGCCAGGTCGGCTTCGAGGTGCTGACGCCGCTGGTCCTCGCCGACGGCACCGCCGTGCTGGTGGACCGGGGCTGGATCCCGCCGGCCCCGGAGGGCGCCACCGTCCAGCCGCAGGTGCCCGCCGCCCCCGCCGGTGAGGTGACCGTCGCCGGCCGGGTGATGGCCAGCGAGAGCGGCGCCGGCCCGGTGGACCGGCGCGACGGCAAGCTGGAGGCCCGGCGGATCGGCGTCCCGCGGCTCGCCCGGGAGCTGCCCTACCCGGTGTACGGCGGCTACCTGCTGCTCGACGAGCAGACCCCGGCCGCCGACCCGGCCTTCCAGGCGGTGCCGATCGGGCACACCAACAACTGGCAGAACTTCGGCTACGTGGTGCAGTGGTGGATCTTCGCCGCCATGACACTGGTCGGTTACGGCTGGGGGGCCCGTAAGGAGGCGCGTCGGTTGGCCGGCCTGGACAAGCCGCGGCCGCCCGTCGACCGGGCCGCCGAACCGGCCCCCAGCGCCTCCGCCTGA
- a CDS encoding alpha/beta fold hydrolase, with protein MFATTVGPDGARMRWVEMPGIEPARVYVHGLGATAPPYFVAAASRPELTGHRSLFVDLLGFGLSDRPAGFDYTLTGHAEKLATTLDAAGVRAAHVVAHSMGGAVAIALAHHRPDLVGRLVLIEANLDPNPAPTAGSSGVARYTESEFLSGGFEETLRRVGPHWAATMRLADPVGLYRTAVGLVAGTRPTMRRMLERLPMPRTFLQGGLTGPVADQVGLEASGVRVVTIPGAGHNVMLDAPVEFARATAAALADQPVPA; from the coding sequence ATGTTCGCGACGACGGTGGGCCCCGACGGGGCCCGGATGCGCTGGGTGGAGATGCCGGGGATCGAGCCGGCTCGGGTGTACGTGCACGGACTGGGGGCGACGGCTCCGCCGTACTTCGTCGCGGCGGCGAGCCGCCCCGAGCTCACGGGCCACCGGTCCCTCTTCGTCGACCTGCTCGGCTTCGGGCTGAGCGACCGGCCCGCCGGCTTCGACTACACGCTGACCGGACACGCGGAAAAGCTGGCCACGACGCTGGACGCGGCCGGGGTGCGGGCGGCGCACGTGGTCGCGCACAGCATGGGCGGCGCGGTCGCGATCGCGCTCGCCCACCACCGGCCCGATCTGGTCGGGCGGCTGGTGCTGATCGAGGCGAACCTCGACCCGAACCCGGCGCCGACCGCCGGCAGCAGCGGCGTCGCCCGCTACACCGAGTCGGAATTCCTCTCCGGCGGCTTCGAGGAGACGCTTCGCCGGGTCGGGCCGCACTGGGCCGCCACCATGCGGCTCGCCGACCCGGTGGGCCTGTATCGCACTGCGGTCGGCCTGGTCGCCGGGACCCGGCCGACGATGCGCCGGATGCTGGAGCGGCTGCCGATGCCCCGGACCTTCCTGCAGGGCGGGTTGACCGGCCCGGTCGCGGACCAGGTCGGCCTCGAGGCCTCCGGGGTACGGGTGGTGACGATCCCCGGCGCCGGGCACAACGTCATGCTGGACGCGCCGGTCGAGTTCGCCCGCGCGACGGCCGCCGCCCTCGCCGACCAGCCGGTACCCGCCTGA
- a CDS encoding alpha/beta hydrolase, translated as MELDVLGPPYERQTIDLGTDDEGQIVATLVRRRAERPTGRAVLYVHGFVDYFFQTHVADFFAERGWDFYALDLRKYGRSLLPHQTPNFCHDLSDYFPELDAAAKIIREDDGHETLLAMGHSTGGLIISLWAHARRDAGVVDGLFLNSPFFDLNAPWLIRRPLAAAVSRLGRRAPQRILPFGLGTVYGESLHADHRGEWRYDLAWKPLAGFPVRAGWINAIRTGQRQLRAGLEIPVPVLLACSTRSFRGTKWHESATLADAVLDVEHMVRWAPRLGRHVTLARFDGGLHDLTLSSPAVREKVFTEVGRWAEAFLGAGPTEPEAAPDGPPAARRPVEDRAGATAEG; from the coding sequence GTGGAACTGGACGTGCTGGGGCCGCCGTACGAGCGGCAGACGATCGACCTGGGCACCGACGACGAGGGACAAATCGTCGCGACCCTGGTCCGCCGGCGGGCCGAGCGCCCGACCGGCCGGGCGGTGCTCTACGTGCACGGCTTCGTCGACTACTTCTTCCAGACCCACGTCGCCGACTTCTTCGCCGAGCGAGGCTGGGACTTCTACGCCCTCGACCTGCGGAAATACGGTCGCAGCCTGCTGCCGCACCAGACGCCGAACTTCTGCCACGACCTGAGCGATTACTTCCCGGAACTGGACGCCGCCGCGAAGATCATCCGCGAGGACGACGGGCACGAGACCCTGCTCGCCATGGGTCACTCCACCGGCGGGCTGATCATCTCGCTGTGGGCGCACGCCCGCCGCGACGCCGGGGTGGTCGACGGACTCTTCCTCAACAGTCCGTTCTTCGACCTCAACGCACCCTGGCTGATCCGTCGACCGCTCGCGGCCGCCGTCTCCCGACTGGGCCGCAGGGCGCCGCAGCGCATCCTCCCGTTCGGGCTCGGCACCGTGTACGGCGAGAGCCTGCACGCCGACCACCGGGGCGAGTGGCGCTACGACCTGGCCTGGAAGCCGCTCGCCGGGTTCCCGGTCCGGGCCGGCTGGATCAACGCGATCCGCACCGGCCAGCGGCAACTGCGGGCCGGCCTGGAGATACCGGTGCCGGTGCTGTTGGCCTGCTCGACCCGGAGCTTCCGGGGCACGAAATGGCATGAGTCGGCGACCCTCGCCGACGCCGTGCTCGACGTGGAGCACATGGTCCGCTGGGCGCCCCGGCTCGGGCGGCACGTCACCCTGGCCCGCTTCGACGGCGGGCTGCACGACCTGACGCTCTCCAGCCCCGCCGTACGGGAAAAGGTCTTCACCGAGGTCGGGCGGTGGGCGGAGGCGTTCCTCGGCGCCGGCCCCACGGAGCCGGAGGCGGCCCCGGACGGCCCGCCGGCGGCGCGGCGGCCGGTCGAGGACCGGGCCGGCGCGACCGCCGAGGGCTGA
- the ssb gene encoding single-stranded DNA-binding protein, with product MFDTYVTIVGNVLTAPEWRRTTQSNTLVANFKVASTARRLDRDSGRWVDGNSLRVRVNCWRKLAEGVAASVMVGDPVIVAGRLYTRDWTDDAGNHRTLYELEAVAVGHDLSRGRGRFLRNRPSMTTSTVEDADAGSRVHGEATEPVPPAQAPASLDDRPFEDEFELPEFTGPRAGHGLPGGGSDFDGPSGSGLGEPADPFDERAEAGGDDEEDADDLSPVPGEAETPGELDPGVDDDATGVTPAGRGRRGRGRTPVPA from the coding sequence ATGTTCGATACGTACGTCACCATTGTCGGCAACGTGCTGACCGCGCCCGAGTGGCGCCGCACCACCCAGAGCAACACCCTGGTCGCCAACTTCAAGGTCGCCTCGACGGCCCGTCGCCTGGACCGGGACAGCGGCCGCTGGGTCGACGGAAACAGCCTTCGAGTTCGCGTCAATTGCTGGCGGAAGCTGGCCGAGGGGGTGGCCGCCTCGGTGATGGTCGGTGACCCGGTGATCGTCGCCGGCCGGCTCTACACCCGCGACTGGACCGACGACGCCGGCAACCACCGCACCCTCTACGAGCTGGAGGCGGTCGCGGTCGGGCACGACCTGTCCCGCGGCCGGGGCCGGTTCCTGCGCAACCGGCCCAGCATGACGACCAGCACCGTCGAGGACGCCGACGCGGGGAGCCGGGTGCACGGCGAGGCCACGGAGCCGGTGCCGCCCGCGCAGGCCCCCGCCTCGCTCGACGACCGGCCGTTCGAGGACGAGTTCGAGCTGCCCGAGTTCACCGGCCCCCGGGCCGGCCACGGGCTGCCCGGCGGCGGCTCCGACTTCGACGGCCCGTCGGGGAGCGGCCTCGGCGAGCCGGCCGACCCGTTCGACGAGCGGGCCGAGGCCGGCGGTGACGACGAGGAAGACGCCGACGACCTTTCACCCGTGCCCGGTGAGGCGGAGACGCCCGGCGAGCTCGACCCGGGGGTGGACGATGACGCCACCGGCGTCACCCCGGCCGGTCGCGGTCGGCGGGGCCGGGGACGGACGCCGGTACCCGCCTGA
- a CDS encoding PadR family transcriptional regulator: MLELAILGFLAERPLHGYDLKRRVAHLTGHVRPIADGTLYPAIKRLERAGLLTRRPEPGAGAAPRQTLVLTDAGRAELDRRLREPDELEISDENRWFTLLAFLRHLDDPAARERVLRRRLAFLRTPSSFFYDGDRPVRAEALDDPYRRGLLTIARATSRAELRWLAEMLGEPVEPA, encoded by the coding sequence GTGCTCGAACTCGCGATCCTCGGCTTCCTCGCCGAGCGACCCCTGCACGGCTACGACCTCAAGCGCCGGGTGGCCCACCTGACCGGGCACGTGCGACCGATCGCCGACGGCACGCTCTATCCCGCGATCAAGCGCCTGGAGCGGGCGGGCCTGCTGACCCGGCGCCCGGAGCCCGGGGCGGGCGCGGCCCCCCGGCAGACGCTGGTGCTGACCGACGCGGGCCGGGCCGAGCTGGACCGCCGACTGCGTGAGCCGGACGAGTTGGAGATCAGCGACGAGAACCGCTGGTTCACCCTGCTCGCCTTCCTGCGGCACCTCGACGATCCGGCCGCCCGGGAGCGGGTGCTCCGCCGGCGGCTGGCTTTCCTCCGTACGCCGAGCAGCTTCTTCTACGACGGCGACCGGCCCGTGCGCGCCGAGGCGCTGGACGATCCGTACCGGCGCGGGCTGTTGACCATCGCACGCGCCACCAGCCGGGCGGAGCTGCGCTGGTTGGCCGAGATGCTGGGCGAACCGGTCGAGCCGGCGTGA
- a CDS encoding ATP-dependent DNA ligase — protein MRFVRFLDLAATSAAVGATSGRRAKVELLAAALRALDPAEVPAGSGYLAGELRQRQTGVGYASLRDLPAPAAEPTLTVAAVDAAIDEIAAVRGAGSQARRRELLGRLFAAATAEEQRLLVGLFSGELRQGAQAGLLADAVARAAEVPVAAVRRALLLAGDLRAVAVAALSGGADALAGFGLQVGRPLAPMLAQSAPSVDEALAATGTPAVVDVKLDGIRIQVHRSGDDIAVYTRSLDEITARLPEVVAAVRALPARELVLDGEAIGLDETGRPLPFQQTSSRAARRTTPSTTGGTPVAPAVLAAAETTGETVLTPYFFDLLHLDGEDLIDLPGRERWTALAGAVDPTLLVGRMEVDGPEQAGAAFAAAVDAGQEGVVVKNPDAPYDAGRRGAAWVKVKPRHTLDLVVLAVEWGSGRRQGWLSNLHLGARDPRTGEFVMLGKTFKGLTDDMLRWQTERFLDLAVERGDWVVRVRPEQVVEIAFDGVQSSSRYPGGMALRFARVVRYRDDKSAAEADSIDAVGAIHAGRPTG, from the coding sequence ATGAGGTTCGTGCGGTTCCTCGACCTGGCGGCCACCTCCGCCGCGGTGGGCGCCACCAGTGGCCGGCGGGCCAAGGTGGAGCTGCTCGCCGCCGCGCTCCGGGCGCTCGACCCCGCCGAGGTGCCGGCGGGCTCCGGCTATCTCGCCGGTGAGCTGCGCCAACGGCAGACCGGCGTGGGCTACGCCAGCCTGCGTGACCTGCCCGCGCCGGCCGCCGAGCCGACGCTGACCGTGGCCGCGGTCGACGCGGCGATCGACGAGATCGCGGCGGTGCGCGGCGCCGGTTCCCAGGCCCGCCGCCGGGAGCTGCTAGGCCGGCTCTTCGCCGCGGCCACCGCCGAGGAGCAACGGCTGCTGGTCGGCCTGTTCAGCGGCGAGCTGCGGCAGGGCGCCCAGGCCGGCCTGCTCGCCGACGCGGTGGCCCGGGCGGCCGAGGTGCCGGTGGCGGCCGTCCGCCGGGCCCTGCTGCTCGCCGGTGACCTCCGCGCGGTGGCGGTCGCCGCGCTCTCCGGCGGCGCCGACGCGCTGGCCGGGTTCGGGCTCCAGGTCGGCCGTCCGCTCGCCCCGATGCTGGCGCAGAGCGCCCCGTCGGTGGACGAGGCGCTCGCCGCGACCGGCACGCCGGCGGTGGTCGACGTCAAGCTCGACGGCATCCGCATCCAGGTCCACCGCTCCGGCGACGACATCGCGGTCTACACCCGCAGCCTGGACGAGATCACCGCCCGGCTGCCCGAGGTGGTCGCCGCCGTGCGCGCGCTGCCCGCCCGGGAGCTGGTGCTCGACGGCGAGGCGATCGGGCTGGACGAGACCGGCCGCCCGCTGCCGTTTCAGCAGACCTCCAGCCGGGCCGCCCGGCGCACCACCCCGAGCACCACCGGCGGCACCCCGGTGGCCCCGGCCGTGCTGGCCGCCGCCGAGACCACCGGCGAGACCGTGCTGACGCCGTACTTCTTCGATCTGCTGCACCTCGACGGCGAGGATCTGATCGACCTGCCCGGCCGGGAGCGGTGGACGGCGCTCGCCGGCGCGGTCGACCCGACGCTGCTGGTGGGGCGGATGGAGGTGGACGGGCCCGAGCAGGCCGGGGCGGCCTTCGCCGCCGCGGTCGACGCCGGCCAGGAGGGGGTGGTGGTCAAGAACCCGGACGCCCCCTACGACGCCGGCCGGCGCGGAGCGGCCTGGGTCAAGGTCAAGCCGCGGCACACCCTCGACCTGGTGGTGCTGGCGGTGGAGTGGGGCAGCGGCCGGCGCCAGGGCTGGCTCTCCAACCTGCACCTCGGCGCCCGCGACCCGCGCACCGGCGAGTTCGTCATGCTCGGCAAGACGTTCAAGGGCCTCACCGACGACATGCTGCGCTGGCAGACCGAGCGGTTCCTCGACCTGGCCGTGGAGAGGGGCGACTGGGTGGTCCGGGTCCGCCCCGAGCAGGTCGTCGAGATCGCATTCGACGGGGTGCAGAGCAGCAGCCGCTATCCGGGCGGGATGGCGCTGCGCTTCGCCCGGGTGGTGCGCTACCGCGACGACAAGTCCGCCGCCGAGGCCGACAGCATCGACGCGGTCGGGGCCATCCACGCCGGCCGGCCCACCGGCTGA
- a CDS encoding cobyric acid synthase: MSGGLLVAGTTSDAGKSVLTAGICRWLHRRGVKVAPFKAQNMSNNSAVVVGPDGRGGEIGRAQAMQAAACGLAPDLRFNPVLLKPGSDHASQVVLLGEAVETLTAGNYRSLRPRLTETAFAALAELRAAYDVVICEGAGSPAEINLRAGDYVNMGLARHAGLPTIVVGDIDRGGVFASMFGTVALLNPADQALIAGFVINKFRGDLGLLQPGLDMLHRVTGRPTYGVLPWELDLWLDAEDSLAYGRVLGRPAAPHGTDWLDVAVVRLPRISNATDVEALATEPGVRVRLTVEPAELAAADLVVLPGSRSTVADLAWLRETGLADAVVAHAAAGKPMLGICGGFQMLARAIHDPVESRQGSVPGLGLLPIEITFDPRKTVRQSTGTAAGDVPVRGYEIHHGYVSAADPTLPPLLSYADGGGEGARLGAVHGTHWHGAFESDGFRRRFLTEVARLAGRTGFRVAPDTAFAAARERTLDLLGDLVEEHLDTDALWRLIESGPPVGLPFIPPGAPPA, from the coding sequence GTGAGCGGCGGGCTGCTGGTCGCCGGCACGACCTCGGATGCCGGCAAGAGCGTGCTCACCGCCGGCATCTGCCGGTGGCTGCACCGTCGGGGCGTGAAGGTGGCGCCGTTCAAGGCGCAGAACATGTCCAACAACTCGGCGGTGGTGGTCGGGCCCGACGGGCGCGGCGGCGAGATCGGTCGGGCGCAGGCGATGCAGGCGGCCGCCTGCGGGCTCGCTCCGGACCTGCGGTTCAACCCGGTGCTGCTGAAGCCGGGCAGCGACCACGCGAGCCAGGTGGTGCTGCTCGGCGAGGCCGTCGAGACCCTCACCGCCGGCAACTACCGCTCGTTGCGGCCCCGGCTCACCGAGACCGCGTTCGCCGCGCTCGCCGAACTGCGAGCGGCGTACGACGTGGTGATCTGTGAGGGCGCCGGCAGCCCGGCGGAGATCAACCTGCGGGCCGGCGACTACGTCAACATGGGGCTGGCCCGGCACGCCGGACTGCCCACGATCGTGGTCGGCGACATCGACCGCGGCGGCGTCTTCGCCTCGATGTTCGGCACGGTCGCCCTGCTCAACCCGGCCGACCAGGCGCTGATCGCCGGCTTCGTGATCAACAAGTTCCGCGGCGACCTCGGGCTGCTCCAGCCGGGGCTGGACATGTTGCACCGGGTGACCGGCCGCCCGACGTACGGGGTGCTGCCCTGGGAGCTGGACCTCTGGCTGGACGCCGAGGACTCGCTCGCCTACGGCCGGGTGCTCGGTCGACCGGCCGCCCCGCACGGCACGGACTGGCTGGACGTCGCCGTGGTCCGGCTGCCCAGGATCAGCAACGCCACGGACGTCGAGGCGCTCGCCACCGAGCCCGGCGTCCGGGTCCGGCTGACCGTCGAGCCCGCCGAACTGGCCGCCGCCGACCTGGTGGTGCTTCCCGGCTCCAGGTCGACCGTGGCCGACCTGGCCTGGCTCCGCGAGACCGGACTCGCCGACGCCGTGGTCGCGCACGCCGCCGCCGGCAAGCCGATGCTCGGCATCTGCGGCGGCTTCCAGATGCTCGCCCGGGCCATCCACGATCCGGTGGAGAGCCGCCAGGGGAGCGTCCCCGGGCTGGGACTGCTACCCATCGAGATCACCTTCGACCCGCGCAAGACCGTCCGCCAGTCCACCGGCACGGCCGCCGGCGATGTCCCGGTGCGCGGCTACGAGATCCACCACGGCTACGTCTCCGCCGCCGACCCGACCCTGCCGCCACTGCTCAGCTACGCCGACGGCGGCGGCGAGGGTGCCCGGCTCGGCGCGGTGCACGGCACCCACTGGCACGGGGCCTTCGAGTCGGACGGGTTCCGCCGCCGGTTCCTCACCGAGGTGGCCCGGCTTGCCGGACGGACCGGCTTCCGGGTCGCCCCGGACACCGCGTTCGCCGCCGCCCGCGAGCGGACCCTGGACCTGCTCGGCGATCTCGTCGAGGAACACCTGGACACCGACGCCCTCTGGCGCCTGATCGAGTCCGGGCCGCCCGTCGGCCTGCCCTTCATCCCACCCGGCGCCCCACCGGCCTGA
- a CDS encoding dipeptidase has translation MSESEVRAAVERELPGVRADLERLVRIPGIAFDGFDHSHVERSAEAVAELLRGCDLDVKIVRRGGQPAVIGKKVAPPGAPTVLLYAHHDVQPVGDRSLWESDPFEPVERDGRLYGRGAADDKAGIMAHVAALRAFGDRLPVGVVLFIEGEEEFGSDSLEQLLEEHREEIASDVIVIADSGNWDIGVPALTTSLRGIVNCFVEVRTLDHAVHSGMFGGAVPDALTTLAKLLATLHDDAGNVAVEGLVGREGASVDYPEDRFRAEAGLGTGVEFIGTGRITDRLWTKPALAVLGIDAPATGEAPNALVPAAKAKLSVRLAPGDDPKKAYAALTAHLEQHAPWGAQVAVTFEHDGDPCVIDATGPMFDAARSAFRTAWDGTDPIDMGVGGSIPFIATFQEMFPRAAILVTGVEDPYSRAHGPNESLHLGEFARVCLAEALLLAKVAAAGANRS, from the coding sequence ATGTCCGAGTCCGAGGTGCGGGCCGCCGTCGAGCGTGAGCTGCCCGGAGTCCGTGCCGACCTCGAACGCCTCGTCCGCATCCCGGGCATTGCCTTCGATGGCTTCGACCACTCGCACGTGGAGCGTTCCGCCGAGGCGGTGGCCGAGCTCCTGCGCGGCTGCGACCTCGACGTCAAGATCGTGCGTCGCGGCGGTCAGCCGGCGGTGATCGGGAAGAAGGTGGCCCCGCCCGGCGCGCCCACCGTGCTGCTCTACGCCCACCACGACGTCCAGCCGGTCGGCGACCGCTCGCTGTGGGAATCCGACCCGTTCGAGCCGGTCGAGCGGGACGGCCGCCTCTACGGTCGCGGCGCCGCCGACGACAAGGCCGGCATCATGGCGCACGTCGCGGCGCTGCGCGCGTTCGGCGACCGGCTCCCGGTCGGCGTGGTCCTCTTCATCGAGGGCGAGGAGGAGTTCGGCTCCGACTCGCTGGAGCAGCTGCTGGAGGAGCACCGCGAGGAAATCGCCTCGGATGTCATCGTGATCGCCGACTCCGGCAACTGGGACATCGGCGTGCCGGCGCTGACCACCTCGCTGCGCGGCATCGTCAACTGCTTCGTCGAGGTCCGCACCCTCGACCACGCGGTGCACAGCGGCATGTTCGGCGGGGCCGTGCCGGATGCCCTCACCACGCTGGCGAAGCTGCTCGCCACCCTGCACGACGATGCCGGGAACGTGGCCGTCGAGGGCCTGGTCGGTCGGGAGGGCGCCAGCGTCGACTACCCGGAGGACCGGTTCCGCGCCGAGGCCGGACTCGGCACCGGGGTCGAGTTCATCGGCACCGGCCGGATCACCGACCGGCTCTGGACCAAGCCGGCCCTCGCGGTGCTCGGCATCGACGCGCCAGCCACCGGGGAGGCGCCGAACGCGCTGGTCCCGGCCGCCAAGGCCAAGCTGAGCGTACGGCTGGCGCCCGGCGACGACCCGAAGAAGGCGTACGCGGCGCTGACCGCCCACCTGGAGCAGCACGCGCCGTGGGGCGCCCAGGTGGCGGTCACCTTCGAGCACGACGGCGACCCCTGCGTCATCGACGCCACCGGGCCGATGTTCGACGCGGCGCGCTCGGCGTTCCGGACCGCGTGGGACGGCACCGACCCGATCGACATGGGCGTCGGCGGTTCGATCCCGTTCATCGCCACCTTCCAGGAGATGTTCCCGCGGGCGGCGATCCTGGTGACCGGCGTGGAGGATCCGTACTCCCGGGCGCATGGGCCGAACGAAAGCCTGCACCTGGGCGAGTTCGCCCGGGTCTGCCTGGCCGAGGCGCTGCTGCTGGCCAAGGTCGCCGCGGCGGGCGCGAACCGGAGTTAG
- a CDS encoding rhodanese-like domain-containing protein: MSPGVDALLEQARAGLRRLTPHETVEAVRAGALLVDTRTEAQRREQGELPGAIVIDRTVLEWRLDPASAWRIPEATGYDREIVVVCREGYSSSLAAAGLQALGLRRATDMIGGVYAWREAGMPMSNRPADVRY, from the coding sequence ATGAGCCCGGGCGTGGACGCCCTGCTGGAACAGGCCCGGGCCGGTCTCCGCCGGCTGACGCCGCACGAGACGGTCGAGGCGGTCCGCGCGGGCGCGCTGCTGGTCGACACGCGTACCGAGGCGCAGCGCCGCGAGCAGGGCGAACTGCCCGGCGCCATCGTCATCGACCGGACCGTGCTGGAGTGGCGGCTGGACCCGGCCAGCGCCTGGCGGATCCCCGAGGCGACCGGGTACGACCGGGAGATCGTGGTCGTGTGCCGGGAGGGATACAGCTCCAGCCTTGCCGCGGCGGGCCTCCAGGCGCTCGGGCTGCGCCGGGCCACCGACATGATCGGCGGCGTATACGCCTGGCGGGAGGCGGGAATGCCGATGTCCAACCGCCCCGCCGACGTCCGCTACTGA